Proteins co-encoded in one Nicotiana sylvestris chromosome 7, ASM39365v2, whole genome shotgun sequence genomic window:
- the LOC138873971 gene encoding uncharacterized protein gives MISCIRSGSVCRVFSNVDDISGVPNWNKVNSGLLKIYKVEVLKKVPTMQHFLFGSIIKWQRECLKVAELRKMFLFIEKCQWDIALPEELEGQGGDKRLFRLAKARERKARDLDQVKCIKDEEGRVLLDEGLVRRRWHTCFHSLLNGEGDMSIVLGDLELSGSRCDFGYCRRIRVDEVEGAMRKMRIGKATRPDEILVEFWKSAGKASLEWLTRLFNVIFRTKKMPEEWRSSTMVPVYKNKGDIQNCNNYRGIKLFSHTMKVWERVVELRVRRNVSISENKFGFMSECSTTEAIHIVRRLME, from the exons ATGATATCTTGCATAAGGTCAGGGTCTGTTTGCAGAGTATTCTCCAATGTTGATGACATTAGTGGTGTCCCCAACTGGAACAAGGTTAACAGTGGCTTGCTTAAGATATACAAGGTCGAGGTGTTGAAGAAGGTCCCAACCATGCAGCATTTTCTCTTTGGCTCCATTATCAAATG GCAAAGAGAATGCTTGAAAGTTGCAGAGCTAAGAAAGATGTTTCTTTTTATTGAAAAG TGTCAGTGGGATATTGCTTTGCCAG AGGAACTCGAAGGCCAAGGTGGGGATAAGAGGTTGTTTAGGTTAGCCAAGGCGCGAGAAAGGAAGGCGCGTGACTTGGACCAAGTGAAGTGCATCAAGGACGAAGAAGGTAGAGTTTTGTTGGATGAGGGGCTTGTCCGTCGGAGATGGCATACCTGTTTCCATAGTCTCTTGAACGGGGAGGGGGACATGAGCATTGTACTGGGTGATTTGGAACTCTCCGGGAGTCGCTGTGACTTTGGGTATTGTAGGAGGATTAGAGTTGATGAAGTTGAgggggctatgcgtaagatgagaataGGCAAAGCGACCAGGCCGGATGAAATTCTGGTGGAGTTTTGGAAGAGTGCGGGCAAGGCAAGCTTGGAGTGGCTCACTaggttatttaatgtcatttttagaacaaagaagatgcccgaagagtggaggtcGAGCACGATGGTTCCTGtatacaagaacaagggtgatatccaaaattgcaataacTATCGGGGTATCAAGCTGTTTAGCCATactatgaaagtttgggagagagtggtagagctAAGGGTGAGAAGGAATGTGTCTATTTCTGAGAACAAGTTTGGGTTTATGTCGGAGTGTTCGACTACAGAAGCCATCCACATTGTCAGGAGATTGATGGAGTAG